From Sulfuracidifex tepidarius, one genomic window encodes:
- a CDS encoding RAMP superfamily CRISPR-associated protein, whose product MTNRPLSNRFPSSNYDFVGKYSDVILPSEHTSRGTFFNAGKGRSLFKVELSLQVVKNTCTCSGEVGFIRSCYNQENLTVLSYKSGNKLALSGSSLKGAIRAHFLAVYGYPMLTADLFGFSHGESAESRVLFSDAIAGDARPEYVSIGREWKPHKYCKSGGIKFYIPEYRKDINIEDLLRRGYTCLETIPAGTKLEGRLIMTNSTIEELTKVLAVMSPDQGGKYENCGFRIGRAKPFGIGRVKLLNFKVEEKSSLTSGWREIDVKDRVAREFSERVVNTRTKGCKISSNKFRIYCE is encoded by the coding sequence ATGACAAACAGACCATTGTCAAACAGATTTCCGAGTTCAAACTATGATTTCGTAGGAAAATACAGTGATGTTATACTCCCCAGCGAGCATACGTCTAGAGGTACTTTTTTTAACGCTGGGAAAGGTAGAAGTCTCTTTAAAGTTGAGTTATCACTGCAAGTGGTCAAGAATACATGCACTTGCTCAGGCGAGGTCGGTTTTATCAGGTCTTGCTATAACCAAGAGAATCTGACTGTCCTTTCGTACAAGTCAGGGAATAAACTAGCATTAAGTGGCTCATCCCTAAAGGGAGCTATTAGAGCTCACTTCTTAGCAGTTTATGGATATCCCATGCTAACTGCGGACTTATTTGGATTTTCGCATGGAGAAAGCGCGGAGAGCAGAGTACTCTTTAGTGACGCTATAGCTGGAGATGCTAGACCTGAGTATGTATCTATAGGTAGAGAATGGAAACCACATAAATATTGTAAGAGTGGTGGAATAAAGTTCTACATACCCGAGTATAGAAAAGATATAAATATTGAAGATTTACTTAGAAGAGGCTATACTTGCCTAGAAACTATTCCCGCTGGAACTAAATTAGAGGGAAGATTAATTATGACTAATTCCACTATAGAAGAACTGACGAAAGTCTTAGCAGTGATGTCTCCTGATCAAGGAGGCAAGTACGAGAACTGCGGTTTCCGCATAGGGAGAGCTAAGCCATTTGGAATAGGTAGAGTGAAGCTCCTAAATTTCAAGGTAGAGGAGAAGTCAAGCCTGACATCAGGTTGGAGGGAAATAGACGTGAAGGATCGCGTAGCAAGGGAGTTTTCAGAAAGGGTAGTAAATACTAGAACAAAGGGATGTAAGATTTCAAGTAATAAATTCAGAATATACTGTGAGTGA
- a CDS encoding TM1812 family CRISPR-associated protein, with the protein MKCLLYIAGDVNNYNPVRYIINGREEFTFIAAHALSQVLNPDRVVALLPDSLIVEEGNSVNVDNLVKAYRDLLRKRASKLQSQLSEDKQKGLEEFIQKMEVRYIPNIGVGSATLSRNGEVVVNEDGKNGGGVVKKPYKREGNPTFVFNVIYSVFKELESDDCDEFLVDLTHGTNVLVSITLSVGSLFNSSFFSAPVIGNPGTQEVRVLDLTEVVKATKDSLMISSSIEKLDERYFKDYSSSLRGLNPNTFNGDEVYVIKNIKGADPGKVINLLRDIRNGFSVNAMRDIEDVNENIESIKQDVDKLRSFFSEWYKHQTLDVREIVLSNFYSTFKVERITSNMEDDITSLMKLLKLYIDASMYDKAFSLARELPVAFCMKLRGGGTFDAEDNKYEKCDNLVTSYFNSYHSEVLKYRNVLMHGGLSIDLKVNVSPDGKLSISKENQIRLGRLEEESKKLENYEEEIMNEIKNVGESGNESKNK; encoded by the coding sequence ATGAAATGTTTATTATACATTGCAGGAGATGTAAATAATTATAATCCTGTAAGATATATCATAAACGGGAGAGAGGAATTTACTTTCATTGCCGCACATGCCCTCTCTCAGGTGCTTAATCCGGATAGAGTTGTCGCCCTTTTGCCTGACAGCTTAATAGTTGAAGAAGGAAATAGTGTGAATGTTGATAACCTGGTAAAAGCTTATAGAGACTTATTGAGAAAAAGGGCCTCAAAATTACAGAGCCAATTAAGTGAAGACAAACAGAAAGGACTGGAAGAATTCATACAAAAGATGGAAGTTAGATATATCCCTAACATAGGCGTTGGTTCTGCTACGTTAAGCCGTAACGGTGAGGTAGTGGTTAATGAAGACGGCAAAAACGGCGGTGGAGTCGTTAAAAAACCCTATAAGAGGGAGGGTAATCCAACCTTCGTGTTTAACGTTATATACTCAGTTTTCAAAGAATTGGAGTCTGACGATTGCGACGAGTTCCTCGTCGACCTAACTCACGGCACAAACGTCTTAGTGTCCATCACTTTAAGCGTAGGTTCTCTCTTTAACTCCAGCTTCTTCTCTGCTCCAGTCATAGGGAACCCTGGTACACAGGAAGTGAGAGTGTTAGACCTCACCGAAGTGGTGAAGGCTACTAAGGACTCCCTCATGATATCTTCCTCCATAGAGAAATTAGATGAAAGGTACTTCAAAGACTATAGTTCCAGCCTGAGAGGATTGAACCCCAACACGTTCAATGGGGATGAAGTCTATGTTATAAAGAATATAAAGGGAGCAGATCCTGGGAAGGTGATTAACCTTCTTCGCGACATAAGGAACGGATTTTCGGTCAACGCCATGCGTGACATTGAGGATGTAAACGAAAACATTGAAAGTATAAAACAAGACGTCGATAAGTTGAGGTCTTTCTTCAGCGAATGGTACAAACACCAGACGCTTGACGTCAGAGAGATAGTCCTATCGAACTTCTACTCCACGTTCAAAGTGGAGAGAATAACATCAAACATGGAAGACGACATCACTTCACTTATGAAATTGCTGAAACTTTACATAGACGCATCGATGTACGATAAGGCATTCTCCCTAGCTAGAGAACTACCGGTAGCCTTCTGCATGAAATTGAGAGGAGGCGGAACATTTGACGCTGAAGATAACAAATATGAGAAATGCGATAATTTGGTGACGTCTTACTTCAACTCGTATCACAGCGAAGTCCTGAAATACAGGAACGTGTTGATGCACGGTGGATTATCTATAGATTTAAAGGTAAATGTAAGCCCAGATGGTAAATTGTCCATAAGTAAAGAAAACCAGATCAGGTTAGGAAGACTGGAGGAAGAGAGTAAAAAATTGGAGAATTATGAAGAGGAAATAATGAATGAAATAAAAAATGTAGGAGAAAGTGGAAATGAAAGTAAAAATAAGTGA
- the cas6 gene encoding CRISPR-associated endoribonuclease Cas6, translated as MIYKYLFNVRVNHDVVIPPFSSKVSRTLLTSVSPLYKEMIESTEPLKPFRVTVLKKSGNPVFKGILKKEETYNFSFTTLREDFSILQNPSLKKELWGAEFQMELSKVEATPNIEPSEKRFFHVRFKTPTLIQPPRPRRTKTNRFILFPYSPFLVKSLWSHWNKYMSHIKVGSYLRVLYSLREVNYEISAVSAEYGSNTIRGFLGWTTFELKAKKGSNLRRGIDVLLQYANYVGVGKSRSIGFGEVEVIPQDLPYKPKDQNTFTQIDKKDNK; from the coding sequence GTGATTTACAAGTATTTGTTTAACGTGAGGGTAAACCACGACGTGGTTATACCTCCTTTCTCGTCAAAGGTCTCAAGGACGCTCCTTACTTCAGTCTCTCCTCTATACAAGGAGATGATAGAGAGCACCGAACCGCTGAAACCTTTTCGGGTCACTGTTCTTAAAAAATCCGGTAACCCCGTGTTTAAAGGAATCCTGAAAAAGGAGGAGACTTACAACTTCAGTTTCACCACCCTTAGGGAGGACTTCTCGATTCTTCAAAACCCCTCTTTAAAGAAGGAGTTATGGGGAGCTGAGTTTCAAATGGAACTCTCTAAGGTAGAAGCAACGCCCAACATAGAACCTTCCGAAAAGAGGTTCTTTCACGTTAGGTTCAAGACTCCAACCCTGATACAACCTCCTAGGCCTAGAAGAACAAAAACTAATCGCTTCATTCTCTTCCCTTACTCTCCCTTTCTCGTAAAGTCATTATGGTCACACTGGAATAAGTACATGTCTCACATAAAGGTTGGGTCTTACCTCAGAGTTCTATATTCCTTGAGGGAAGTGAATTACGAGATATCTGCTGTATCAGCTGAGTACGGATCTAACACCATAAGGGGCTTCTTGGGATGGACTACGTTTGAGCTCAAGGCTAAGAAAGGATCTAACTTGAGGAGAGGTATAGATGTTCTCCTTCAATACGCTAACTACGTAGGGGTGGGGAAGAGCAGATCCATAGGTTTCGGAGAGGTAGAAGTCATCCCGCAGGATCTCCCCTACAAGCCTAAGGATCAAAATACGTTCACACAAATAGATAAAAAAGATAACAAATAA